The following proteins come from a genomic window of Flavobacterium eburneipallidum:
- a CDS encoding translocation/assembly module TamB domain-containing protein encodes MSPKLLLLAKKALRILLWCTVAIVGFLLLLIVLIQVPAVQNFAKDKAITYLNNKIKTKTTLDRIAISFPKNIVLEGFYFEDQNKDTLLSGKRLEVDIDLFKLLSNEVEINSVALENVTANISRNKDSVFNFDYIIKAFASTEPKKPDSKPFVISVVNVDLKNIKFQFKDDLSKNDIKVKLDKFATQFKKFDLDKMDFNIPNIDLQGLKVVLNQDLVEKIAEVSVKTADTIAKRSDFNLELNEISLSKIAILYDNKDSKMNSGLTLGSLKLLVNDLDIQNQKFDFKSFEVKNLKGNLLFGKKDTPIKTPNLDSTSLPKQSWKVKLAKLDLQNIAFQFDDMQSPALKNGIDYSHLNLNSLNTKAEQIYYGNDTISGNLKSLTVNEKSGLKIQQLKTQFFYGPKQAYLKNLYLKTPQTLLQDQIKVNYQSIASISKNTGDLGIQANMNQAKIGFKDILLFAPQLQKTNPFNSNPNAVLYINSRLNGKIKDLTIPYFQIQGIGSTKISVSGKIKGLPDVEKAFFDLDIKNLTTSSKDIISFVPANTLPKTIRLPEQLQLKGNFKGGIANFKTKLALNSNYGKANVDALFDNSVKNREKYDATISFQDFNLGRLIQNDSLGKITLNTKVKGQGLNPQTANAQLEAIVKKADFNKYIYSNISLKGAIAKGNFNVKANSNDPNLKFLLAANGGFKDKYPAVKLNLNLDIADLEKLNLHAGPMKIRGNIAADISNSNPDYLNGKIATSNIQILQDADPIVLDSIKIVAFSDATKNNIKISSQFIKAEIDGKYKLTTLADAIQNSVSKYINIQDRKPKTNAQNQRLTFNISVQNDPILHQLVPKLTGLEPITISGRYNSVGDTLIVKGAIPRIIYANNTISDGKINMETKEKALEYQVSVGTIEGGQFKIPFTNLSGKAENNILTYALQVKDADQKDQYFIAGELLHQDAKNVVKLNPENLVLNYDKWNINADNSIEFGDKRLYINKFFLDNSGNELKIQSQGNQNNAPLKVDFVNFKIETILNMVKKEKLLMDGLINGSAVIDNVVTNPTFTSDLTIDKFVFQGEAVGDISLKIDNKTANVLSANMKLSGEGNDLELLGKYITDNGNFDLNLDINQLNIKSIQGFSMGNISEGKGTLSGQFKITGTTAEPKVNGELLFKDAGFRVTKLNSFFNINDEKIALSNETINFDNFTLTDENKNELSVNGKIISKNFTDYQFDLAVKADDFRAINSTAADNEMFYGDLFLDTKLKIEGTLENPIVKGNITINEETKFSVVLPQSDPSIVDREGIVEFVDEDNVYLKQTVNLQNKLNQSQLIGMDVAVTISIDKEAELTLVIDKGNGDYLNLKGEAELSGGIDPSGKTTLTGKYEFSDGAYEMNFNMIRRKFDIQKGSYIIWNGEPTMANVNITAVYNINTAPLDLLGDQLGTVTPEVRNTYKQKIPFQTLLKMNGELLKPEISFDIVLPDGNYGVSSDIITTSQGKLEQLRQDPSELNKQVFALLLLNRFVGENPFASESGSTSAEYLARQSASKILSQQLNDMAGDLISGVQLEFDLESTEDFTSGAKETRTDLNVGISKKLLNDRLKVTVGSSFGVEGDERANEDAANIAGDASLEYQLSKDGRYMIRVYRKNEYQVAIQGEVVETGAVFVITMEYNHFRELFKKSAEEIEITKKEKLQKEKKKAEKKKAEKEKQKKKENQ; translated from the coding sequence ATGAGTCCAAAACTACTTCTACTTGCAAAAAAAGCACTTCGTATTTTACTTTGGTGTACAGTTGCGATTGTTGGTTTTTTGCTCCTGCTCATCGTTCTGATTCAAGTTCCCGCTGTTCAAAATTTTGCTAAAGACAAGGCGATAACTTACCTCAACAACAAAATTAAAACCAAAACTACGTTAGACCGAATTGCGATAAGTTTTCCCAAAAACATTGTGCTGGAAGGTTTCTATTTTGAAGATCAAAACAAAGATACTTTATTGAGCGGCAAACGATTGGAAGTGGATATTGACTTGTTCAAACTCTTAAGCAACGAAGTCGAAATCAACTCTGTTGCACTCGAAAATGTAACCGCAAATATCTCCCGAAATAAAGATTCTGTATTTAATTTTGACTACATCATTAAAGCTTTTGCCTCGACTGAACCCAAAAAACCAGACAGTAAACCTTTTGTGATTTCAGTGGTGAATGTCGATTTAAAGAATATTAAATTCCAATTCAAAGACGATTTATCCAAGAATGACATCAAGGTAAAACTCGATAAATTTGCAACTCAATTCAAAAAATTCGATTTAGACAAAATGGATTTCAACATTCCAAATATCGATTTGCAAGGATTAAAAGTCGTTTTAAATCAGGATTTAGTCGAAAAAATTGCGGAAGTTTCCGTTAAAACTGCTGATACGATTGCCAAAAGAAGTGATTTCAATTTAGAATTAAACGAAATTAGTTTATCTAAAATCGCCATTTTATACGACAATAAAGATTCTAAAATGAATTCGGGTTTAACTTTAGGAAGTCTAAAACTGTTGGTCAATGATTTGGATATCCAAAATCAAAAGTTTGATTTCAAATCTTTTGAAGTTAAAAACCTAAAAGGAAATTTGTTGTTTGGCAAAAAAGATACGCCTATAAAAACACCCAATTTAGACTCGACTTCGCTTCCAAAACAAAGCTGGAAAGTCAAATTAGCAAAGCTCGATTTGCAAAATATTGCTTTTCAATTTGATGACATGCAATCGCCAGCACTAAAAAACGGTATCGATTACAGCCATCTTAATTTGAATAGTTTGAACACGAAAGCGGAACAAATTTATTATGGAAATGACACGATTTCTGGAAACCTAAAATCGTTAACCGTAAATGAAAAAAGCGGATTGAAAATTCAACAACTCAAAACCCAATTTTTTTATGGACCAAAACAGGCTTATCTCAAGAATTTATATCTAAAAACCCCTCAAACACTTTTACAAGATCAAATAAAAGTGAACTATCAATCTATTGCATCGATTTCGAAAAACACTGGCGATTTGGGAATTCAAGCCAATATGAATCAGGCAAAAATTGGGTTCAAAGATATTTTGCTTTTTGCACCTCAACTTCAAAAAACAAATCCTTTTAATTCTAATCCGAATGCGGTTTTATACATCAATTCTCGTTTGAATGGAAAGATAAAAGACTTGACGATTCCGTATTTTCAAATACAAGGAATTGGTTCTACAAAAATTTCTGTTTCAGGAAAAATCAAAGGCTTACCCGATGTTGAAAAAGCTTTTTTTGATTTGGATATCAAAAACCTAACAACTTCATCAAAAGATATTATTTCTTTTGTCCCTGCTAATACTTTACCTAAAACCATTCGACTACCAGAGCAATTGCAACTCAAGGGAAATTTCAAAGGTGGTATCGCAAATTTCAAAACCAAACTAGCTTTGAACAGCAATTACGGCAAAGCCAATGTTGATGCTTTGTTCGACAATAGCGTTAAAAACCGTGAAAAATACGATGCTACAATTTCGTTTCAGGATTTTAATTTAGGACGATTAATCCAAAATGATTCATTAGGCAAAATCACGCTAAATACAAAAGTCAAAGGACAAGGATTGAATCCTCAAACCGCTAATGCACAATTAGAAGCTATTGTCAAAAAAGCGGATTTCAACAAATATATTTATTCTAATATTTCTTTAAAAGGTGCTATTGCCAAAGGTAATTTCAATGTGAAAGCGAATAGCAATGATCCGAATTTAAAATTTTTACTTGCTGCTAATGGCGGCTTCAAAGACAAATATCCAGCGGTAAAATTAAACCTAAACCTAGATATTGCCGATTTAGAAAAACTAAATCTACACGCTGGACCAATGAAAATTAGAGGGAATATTGCCGCTGATATTAGCAACAGCAATCCTGACTATTTGAACGGAAAAATAGCCACATCCAATATTCAAATTTTGCAAGATGCCGATCCAATTGTTTTAGATTCCATTAAAATTGTCGCTTTTTCGGATGCAACTAAAAACAACATCAAAATCAGTTCTCAATTTATAAAAGCCGAAATTGATGGAAAATACAAACTCACCACTTTGGCTGATGCCATTCAAAATTCAGTTTCAAAATACATCAACATTCAAGACAGAAAACCAAAAACTAATGCTCAAAATCAACGTTTGACTTTCAATATTTCGGTTCAAAACGATCCTATTTTGCACCAATTGGTTCCAAAATTGACAGGATTAGAACCCATAACAATTTCTGGAAGGTATAATTCTGTTGGTGACACCCTTATCGTAAAAGGAGCAATTCCAAGAATTATTTATGCCAATAACACGATTTCTGACGGTAAAATAAATATGGAAACCAAAGAAAAAGCCTTGGAATATCAAGTTTCAGTAGGTACTATTGAAGGCGGGCAATTTAAAATTCCATTTACCAACTTATCTGGAAAAGCAGAAAACAACATTCTTACCTATGCTTTGCAAGTGAAAGATGCCGACCAGAAAGATCAATATTTTATCGCTGGAGAATTACTTCATCAAGATGCAAAAAATGTAGTAAAATTAAATCCTGAAAATTTAGTTTTAAACTATGACAAATGGAATATTAACGCAGATAATTCGATTGAATTTGGCGATAAAAGACTTTATATCAATAAATTTTTTTTAGATAATTCAGGTAATGAACTTAAAATTCAATCGCAAGGCAATCAGAACAATGCGCCATTAAAAGTAGATTTTGTCAATTTCAAAATCGAAACTATTTTGAATATGGTTAAAAAAGAAAAACTTTTGATGGATGGTTTAATAAATGGTTCGGCAGTAATTGATAATGTGGTGACCAACCCTACTTTCACTTCGGATTTGACAATTGATAAATTTGTTTTTCAGGGAGAAGCTGTTGGCGATATCAGTCTAAAAATTGACAATAAAACCGCCAATGTACTTTCGGCAAATATGAAGCTTTCAGGCGAAGGAAACGACCTTGAACTATTAGGAAAATACATAACCGACAACGGAAATTTCGATTTGAATTTAGACATTAATCAATTAAACATCAAAAGTATTCAAGGCTTTTCGATGGGCAATATTTCGGAAGGAAAAGGAACTTTATCAGGACAATTTAAAATCACTGGAACGACTGCTGAACCTAAAGTGAATGGCGAATTATTGTTTAAGGACGCTGGTTTTAGAGTTACAAAACTGAATTCTTTTTTCAACATCAATGACGAAAAAATTGCTTTAAGCAATGAAACTATCAACTTTGATAATTTTACTTTAACGGACGAAAACAAAAACGAATTGAGTGTAAACGGAAAAATAATTTCTAAAAATTTTACGGATTATCAATTTGATTTGGCTGTAAAAGCAGATGATTTCAGAGCCATAAACTCTACAGCTGCAGATAATGAAATGTTCTACGGCGATTTATTTTTGGATACTAAATTAAAGATTGAAGGAACACTCGAAAACCCTATCGTTAAAGGAAATATCACCATTAATGAGGAAACTAAATTTTCTGTTGTTCTTCCGCAATCCGATCCGTCGATTGTAGATAGAGAAGGCATTGTTGAATTTGTAGATGAAGACAATGTGTATCTGAAACAAACCGTGAATTTGCAAAACAAACTCAATCAATCGCAATTAATTGGAATGGATGTGGCAGTCACGATTTCTATCGACAAAGAAGCCGAACTTACTTTGGTTATCGACAAAGGCAATGGCGATTACTTGAATTTGAAAGGTGAAGCAGAACTTTCTGGCGGAATTGATCCTTCTGGAAAAACTACTTTGACAGGGAAATACGAGTTTAGTGATGGTGCTTATGAAATGAATTTCAACATGATTCGACGAAAATTTGATATTCAAAAAGGCAGTTATATCATTTGGAATGGCGAGCCGACTATGGCAAATGTCAATATTACGGCAGTCTATAATATCAATACCGCTCCTTTGGATTTATTGGGCGATCAATTGGGAACTGTTACTCCCGAAGTGAGAAATACCTACAAACAGAAGATTCCTTTTCAAACTTTATTGAAGATGAATGGCGAATTATTGAAGCCTGAAATTAGTTTTGACATTGTTTTACCCGATGGTAATTACGGCGTTTCATCAGATATTATTACTACTTCACAAGGAAAATTGGAGCAATTAAGACAAGATCCATCAGAATTGAACAAACAAGTTTTTGCACTCTTATTACTGAACAGATTTGTGGGAGAAAATCCTTTTGCCAGTGAAAGTGGTAGTACGAGTGCCGAATATCTCGCTCGACAAAGTGCTAGCAAAATCCTTTCGCAACAGCTAAATGATATGGCTGGTGATTTAATAAGTGGAGTGCAACTGGAATTTGATTTAGAATCGACAGAAGATTTTACTTCAGGTGCCAAAGAAACCAGAACCGATTTGAATGTTGGCATTTCTAAAAAACTTTTGAATGACCGATTGAAAGTAACTGTAGGCAGTAGTTTTGGTGTAGAGGGAGACGAACGAGCCAATGAAGATGCCGCTAATATTGCTGGAGATGCCTCATTAGAATACCAATTGAGCAAAGATGGGCGATACATGATTCGAGTGTATCGAAAAAACGAATACCAAGTTGCCATTCAAGGAGAAGTGGTAGAAACGGGTGCTGTTTTTGTCATCACGATGGAGTACAATCATTTCAGAGAGCTTTTCAAAAAAAGTGCTGAAGAAATTGAAATTACCAAAAAAGAAAAACTGCAAAAAGAGAAAAAGAAAGCAGAGAAAAAGAAAGCAGAGAAAGAGAAGCAAAAAAAGAAAGAAAACCAATGA